Part of the Psychrilyobacter piezotolerans genome, ATTAACTAATTGTACTTCATGTGATTTTGTTAATTGAGAAATAGCTTTTAACTCTATAATAACTTTATCTTCAACTATAATATCACTTCTGTATTTACCTACTAAAACTTCTTTATAGAAAACTTCTATTTCTTTTTGACTTTCAACTTTTAATCTCATGTTTTTCAATTCTACAATTAAAGCATTTTCGTAAACACTTTCAAGGAATCCATAACCCAATTCATCATGTACTTTATAAAAACATTTTATTATTTTTTCAGTTAAACTCTTATATAGATATTCAGTCATATTTTAGTCCTCTTTTTTAAGTCGTTTAAAGTCTGTGTCTAATTTTTTGACGCTGAATTTGGCATGACTTTTTGAAAGATGACTTTAATCTGACTTTTAATCTTATATGAATTTAAGATTTTATACATATGATTATTTTTTAGGTCAGATTACAATATACATATTCAGTCATAGTTTAGTCTTCTTTTTTTAAGTCGTTCAAAGTCTGCGTCCAGATTTTATTTCCCCTTATACCATTCTACAAATTTCTCTATCCCCTCTTCAAAAGTCAACGTAGGATTGTATCCTGTCATCTCTTTAAGTTTAGTTACATCTGCATAGGTTCTATCTACATCTCCAGGTTGCATAGGCATTCTGTTGATAATAGCTTTTTTATCTAATACTTTTTCAATTGTCTCTATCATCTCTGCTAGCGATACTGGGCTGTTACTACCTATGTTAAATATCTCATATACACTCTCATTGTTCTCTACATAAGCTATAGATTTACATATTCCATTCACAATATCAGATACATATGTATAGTCTCTAGAAGTACTTCCATCCCCATAAACTGGTATTGATTCTTCCGATAAAATCAACCTCGTAAATTTATTGATGGCTAAATCCGGTCTCTGTCT contains:
- a CDS encoding GxxExxY protein — its product is MTEYLYKSLTEKIIKCFYKVHDELGYGFLESVYENALIVELKNMRLKVESQKEIEVFYKEVLVGKYRSDIIVEDKVIIELKAISQLTKSHEVQLVNYLKATNIEIGLLVNFGEKLTFKRKIFRNKN